The genomic window CctgtaagacagtcagtggatccgccatgttacacagctcctcaatgtgtctcatcttcctggacagctcgtccttctttattttcagcttctgtatgacatcagacagtgacagtgacagctTCTTCTCCTGCCTGGAGATCTCACTCAGGACCCTCTTCTCCAGGTCTTCCAGCCGGATCCTGATGTCTATAAACAGGCTAGTGACTCTCTCGGCTTCtccagatgctttttttttagcTTCTCTTCTGCGCTCCTCCATACTCTGGACTCTTTCCTCcgtttcttttctctctctgatCAGCTTTACCAGAACTTCTCTCAGTTTATGCTTCCTCTTCTCAGAGGCCTCATCTAGAAACTCAATTTTATGTCCATTGTGTTTTCCAAACAGacagcaggacacacagatacaaGCAGCGTCCTTAGTGCAGTAATATTCCAGGATCTTCTTATGAATGGAACATCTCTTGTTCTCTAGGGAAGTGCTGGGATCGGTCAGAACGTGTTCCACTGCATTGCAGTGAGCTCTCAGGTGTTTgtcacacagagaagcctcacacATAAGGCAGGATTTTACAGCAGGTACAGGAGAGTCCACACAGTAAGTACAACATATCATGTTGTCATCTTGTTCCAGTTGAGTAGACAGGAAATTCCCCACTACATTACGGAGGGTTATGTTCCCTATGAGTCCAGTCCGCTCCTGAAACTCTTCTCTACATTCAGGACAAGAATAAactccagccccgtcctgtgtatTCAGGACCTGATCAATACATccccggcagaagttgtgtccacatctcaggGTTACAGGATCTGTATAAAGGTTCAGACAGATGGAACATTCCAGTTCCTTCCTCACATCAGTGGACGCCATCGCTGACAGcaggaaaaagaaataaaagtaaaAGCATGTAAGACTCGGAAGAACAACGTGTGTGATTCATAatcagtagtgttgagtgaagtAAGTTTCCGGGTTTGGCCACGTGGCCATACCCAAATAATCGGTATTCGACTTCTGGGTGTCTGGGGAGATTGGATGCTAACctaggcagtcctggaaaacatggatacagccattgctgAGTATTGAGTActgagtatttttgctcagtattcaacaaaaaccaggagtgggttaaaaacacagaaaggctatgttcacacaccattgacATGTAGTGGACAGGCATCATGTAacggcaaataacgtccgttatttcaaaacaacagccattgcttTAATATaaaggcaattatttgccattaaatggaggcAGTCCAACAGAAATGgctgacggtgtgtgaacatagcctttctgtgctttcaacccactcctggtttaggttggaaaatactgagcaaaattactgagtgtgaacataaccataggcTTTATCgatgttttcctgacagccctagggcGTCATCCAATTTCTCCATATGCCAGGAGTTAAATGCTGAGCTTTCAGGCTCAGCCACATGGCCAAACCCGGAGGAACACAGCTAT from Dendropsophus ebraccatus isolate aDenEbr1 chromosome 1, aDenEbr1.pat, whole genome shotgun sequence includes these protein-coding regions:
- the LOC138771356 gene encoding E3 ubiquitin/ISG15 ligase TRIM25-like yields the protein MASTDVRKELECSICLNLYTDPVTLRCGHNFCRGCIDQVLNTQDGAGVYSCPECREEFQERTGLIGNITLRNVVGNFLSTQLEQDDNMICCTYCVDSPVPAVKSCLMCEASLCDKHLRAHCNAVEHVLTDPSTSLENKRCSIHKKILEYYCTKDAACICVSCCLFGKHNGHKIEFLDEASEKRKHKLREVLVKLIRERKETEERVQSMEERRREAKKKASGEAERVTSLFIDIRIRLEDLEKRVLSEISRQEKKLSLSLSDVIQKLKIKKDELSRKMRHIEELCNMADPLTVLQDPDTGDMCDPEEEHIKDSSDSEEENSDQDISDTLSYIIRGINVTFYVQDPENISLDVNTAANTVRISEDQKTATCMLINQYCLLTFQESQVMSSQRFSSGRHYWDVDISESGWWRVGVCYPSIDRRKRRSYIGDDKKSWCLCGRRQVNNNHCTVIHDRDVIKVSHCISTGRVRVYVDYEAGQLSFYELSVPIKHLYTFTTTFTEPLHAALCIYRGCISLTT